Sequence from the uncultured Bacteroides sp. genome:
AAAAAGGGCGTGAAGAATTTGAAGTTGAGAATCCTGAACATATACAGTTCAATCTAATTGAATCTGTAATTCATCACCTGCAAGGAAAATCCATATGCACTTGTGACGGCATTAGCGCTACCCCAACTAATTGGGTTATGGATAAAATTCTTGGTAAGATTTAATATATAAAACTACACTATTCTTAATGAAAAGATTGCTTACTTTCTTTTGTATACTAACTCTTCCTGCAATATTCTTGTTGGCACAAAACGAGAAAACTAGCTTTTTACAAAAAGGAAAAGAATTGCGAGAGAAAGCAAAAGAGAACGTAAACATAATAGGGCATAAAATAAACGAAATAGATACCAACTATGTGGAGCCAAATAAATATAACTTCGCATTTATGCTGGAAAATAGCAGTTGGTATGAATATTATCGTCTCAGCAGTAATGAAAACGCCCCTCAACGACTCACTATTGCGCCAAATATGAGCTATAAACTTGGGGCATATTTCGGATGGAAATGGATTTTTCTGGGTTGGTCTATTGATTTAAAAGACGTGTTTGGCAATGACAAGTCATCAAAAAAGAAAACAGAATTTGGATTAAGCCTTTACAGTTCCATGGTGGGAGGAGATATCTACTACAGAAAAAGCGGTAATAACTTTAAGCTACGCAGTACAAGTGGAATATTCAAAAATGGTGAGATTCCGGAATACAATAAAAATATTGATGGTTTTTCGGTTGATATAAAAGGTGTAAATGCTTACTGGGTGTTTAATCATAAGAAGTTTTCCTATCCAGCGGCCTACAGTCAGTCGAGCAACCAGCGACGTAGTGCAGGATCTTTCATTGCAGGATTTTCTTATTCGCAGCACTGGATCCATTTTGACAGAAATCAATTGCCGGCACCAGTACTAGAAAAGTTAAGTGACGCATTGAAGTTTAATGAAATCAATTATTCCGATTACAGCATAAATTTTGGTTATGCCTATAACTGGGTGTTTGCTAAAAACTGCCTGGCTAACCTCTCTTTGTCTCCTGCGGTGGCTTATAAAAAATCAAAAGTAGACTCAGAAGAGAGACGTTATCCAACGCTACAAGACATAAACTTAGATCTTATAACCCGAGCTGGCATTGTTTACAATGATTCTAAATATTTTGTGGGCGCATCACTAGTGATGCATACTTATGATTACCGTTCTAAAAATTTCTATTTGAATAATAGTTTTGGAACCATTAGGGTTTATGCCGGTTTCAACTTTTCAAAGAAGAAACAATATCGAGGAAAGTAATGAATAAAAAGTGGTTTAAGCCTTCATATATTGAGAGACTGATGTGATTTTTGGCGAGCATTATCTACTAATACTTCTGAAAAAATAGATTATAATGCAAACTAATACTAGCACTATGAACAAAGAACAATTTATGCGCAAAGCTATTGAGCTTTCTATAGAGAACATTGCAAATGGAGGGGGTCCGTTTGGCGCAGTTATTGTGAAAGATGGCGAGATTATTGCCACAGGAGTAAACAGAGTGACTGATTCTTGTGATCCTACAGCGCATGCAGAAGTATGTGCTATTCGTAATGCTACAAAAAAGCTGGGAACGTTCAATCTGAGTAACTGCGAAATTTATACTTCCTGCGAGCCATGCCCCATGTGTCTTGGAGCTATCTACTGGGCTCGTCTGGATAAAATGTATTACGCAAATACAAAGACTGATGCTATGAAAATTGGTTTTGACGATTCTTTCATTTATGATGAACTGGAACTGAAGCCATCTGAAAGGAAACTTCAGTCGGAAACATTACTTCACGAAGAAGCTTTGAAAGCTTTTGAGGTATGGACAAAAAACACGGAAAAGGTTGAATATTAATTTTTAAAAGGAATATTAAAGAATAAATCCCTAAATATTTTTCTCTTGATATACATCTAAGTATGTATTTGATATACATCAAGAGACTATTTAGATACACATCAAACAAGCACTTAAATGGGTGTCTAAATCTTAATCTCTCTTTATTCCTTTTTTAATCACATAAAAGAAATCCTCTTCTGATCTTTAAATTATCAGAAGAGGATTTCTTTTGTTATCCCAATAAACAATAACTCTATTTATCTAAAATCTGAATCCTAAAGTTAGAAGTACTTGTTGTTTATCATTATTAACGATAGTCTTGTTTAAGTCTAAATTATCAAAAGCATAGAAATCTTCCTTATATGCACTGTATTGGTAAGCAATATCTGCATAAAAGCTACCTGATCTATAACCTAATCCAAGAGTATAATTATTAATAGACTTTTCGTTGGCAAAGTCTGTATCAGTATGAATTGAATTATTAGGCAGAGACTTATATGCACCGCTATCAAATGCGGCATTACTATGGTTGTATCCTGCTCGTATTGCAAATTCAGGAACTAATTTAACCTCTGCACCTAAACGTAATGTACTAACACCTTTCAACATATCTTTCATCATTGAGTTTTCATCAGACATTTTTGTTCCGTCATGATAGCTTAGTCTGGAAGTAGAATAATCTTTGTATTCATATTCTGCACCAAGAGCGACATTACTTCCAATTGTATAACCTAAACTTAAGTTATATTTCCACGGAGTACGAATCTGATAATCTGTTACCATATCACCATCTAAATAATCATAAGTATCAATCGATTTTAAAGCAACAGGCTTTGGTACATTATTAACTTTATCTCTATCCGCATCTGAGCTTAGAATAGCACTATTATACAGTGTCAAATTATAGTATGTTGGTGTATGAATAGCTGCTCCGATTCTTAAAGGAGAATCTTCAAATGGACGTAAAATCACCCCTGCCTTAAAATCAACCCCAGTTCCAGTAGTTTTCATAAAACTCTGCAAAGAGTAAAAATAGTCAGTTTTATCACTAAAATGAGATTCACTATAATATGTATTCTTTGTATAATTTAAATCATAAGCACCAAGGGTAAAGCCCAAATAAACACGATCCTGAATATTAAATGATACATTAAAATCATAAACATCTATTCCTCCTCTTTCACTAGATGTATATTCGCCATAAGGACTACTTCCAGGAAAACCTTTATACAAGTCTGTTCCATTTTTATAAATCAGAGCACCTTTCCATGCTAAAGGCGAGAGCCATCCTATGGCCTCATTCTTAAAAACATCATTATCTTCAAGCCTATCAATTGAAGCACCATTCGTCATAAATGCTATCTGATCTGTTTGAGAAGCTCCATTCAAATCACCCTGCATTGCAAAATCTCTATTAAAAGATTTAGCTTTATGATAATTGAAACCGAAGTTTACATACTTCAGCGCGGTTTCATTTCCTATCTTTGAGGAATAAACAAAACCTACATTATCAAATGAACCACGAAACTTGTCAGAGTTCATAATACTACCGTTGAAATTGCTTTTAGAAGTTGTATAATTGAATCCGAAAGATGTCATCAAATCATTACTTCTATATACACCAATTCCTGCAGGATTACTTCCTATAGTAGAAATATCACCACCCAATGCACCCATTGCACCACCCATACCTACAAAACGGGCTGTTCCATTAAGGTCACTTCCTGAGAACTTTGCTGCATCATATATTGTCTGAGCGCCGACTTCTGTACTTAGCAAGAGTGCACACGCTACCACTTTCATTAAATTTTTTGTTTTCATTGAAATGTTCTTTATAATGAATAACTATCATCAACTATAAACAGAATGTAAGGTTTATCTTCTTCCACCGCCAGAACGAGAACTACCGCCACCGGATGAACTGCCACCGCTTGACCGCGAGCTACTGCTGCCTCCACTATAGCTACTGCTACGAGATGAGCTGCTACTACTATTACTAGGAGAATAGCTGCGTGAACTACTATCATAAGAAGAACGTCTTGATGAACCTTCACCTGTAGAATAACTTCTGGTACCTGTACTAGTTCCACGATTGTATGAACCGCTTCTTGTAGGAGCCGATTCTGATCGGTTATATGAGCTTCTTCTATCTACACCTTCACTACCTGTTGAATAAGTACGTGTAGAACTTGGACGAGTGTAAGTAGATCTTCTTGAAGAACCATCACTGCGATCAAAGCTACCTGATTCTGAACGAAAATAGCCAGAACGACGGCTTACTCCTGAATAATCATCACTACGAGTTCCCACAACTCTGCCTACAGAAGAACGACGACTCATTGATGAAGTACGATCTTGAACACCTCCTGCACGAGAATAGCTTGATGTACGAATGTTAGAAGAACCGGTACGTGAATAAGAACCACCAAAATCAGAGCGGCGATTATTGTAATATCCACCATGGCCAGCCCAATGTCCGCCATAGCCGCCACCACCGTACCATCCGCCGTAGCCACCGTAGCATCCATTCCCATAAGGGAATCCCCAGCCACCATAACCACCCCAATAACCAGAATAGTAGCCACCATAGTATCCGCCATAATATGGATAACCCCAGGATGAGCCCCAGCCCATGCCGTAACTATTATAACGCCAATCCCACCACAAACGATTAGTAAAGGTAGGGAAAGCATAAGCGTAAGAGTCATCAACATAGACATTCCAATCCCATGAATTCGTACCATATACAACATCCCAATAATACGGACTGCTGATACTTACAGCAAAACGCGGATTACGGAAGCGGATAATTCTTTGTGCATATTCATAATCATCTTGCGTTCCGTTAAAACCATTAACCCACTCACCACGTTCAGGATTTTCCTTTTCCTCAACGTACAATGTGTCGTTTGCTACATTAAAGTCATTTTCTTTAGCATCATACCGACGGTTATACTCGTCTATATCACGCACATTTCCTTTACGGTCTTTAACCACAACTGGCATATCGGTAGAAATATAAGTATGTTTCCTTTCGGTTACTTTCTTCTTTTCTTCCTTTCTCAGCGAGGTATCCTTTTTATTAGGATTGTAGTAAAGATCATCATAAGTTTGAGCCATCACCACAGGCGACAACAAAAACGCGATTAGCAATAACTTAACAATCTTTTTCATGATTACTCTAGTTTAAAATTAACTATCTCTTTTAAATCCGTTACAAAGATAAATAAGGTTATCATCTATTTCGGAATAATTTCCCCAAATAGTAATAGGGATTTCCCTATTTTACGTATCTTTGTGCACATAAATGATAATAACAAGACATATTATGAGATATATTGAAGTAACATTTAAGACAACCCCTTGCACAACTACTGTAAACGACGTTCTTTCTGCTTTTCTGGGGGAAATTGGTTTTGAAAGTTTTGTTGAAGAAAGCAACGGCATCAAAGGATATATCCAACAACCAATTTATGACGAGGAAACTTTAAAAGAGGCTATAGCCGGTATTCCTCTCGAAAATGTTACTATCTCATACAGCGCTCAATTAATGGAAGACAAAGATTGGAATGAAGAATGGGAGAAAAACTTCTTTCAGCCAATAGTAATTGGTAACCGCTGTGCCATTCATAGTACTTTCCACAAAGATGTCCCTAAAGCGGAATATGATATATTAATCAACCCTCAGATGGCATTCGGCACAGGACATCATGAAACAACCAGCCTGATTCTGGAAGAATTATTAGATGCTGAATTGCAGAATAAATCTCTGCTTGATATGGGATGTGGAACTTCGATTCTGGCAATACTTGCTGCAATGAGAGGAGCTAAACCTGTTACTGCAATTGACATTGACACTTGGTGTGTAGACAACTCAAAAGAAAATATTCTTTTAAACAAAGTCGAAAATATCACTGTAGAGCTAGGCGACGCAAGTTCACTTCAGGAAAGAGAACCATTTGATGTTATTATTGCAAATATCAACCGGAATATATTGTTGCAGGATATGAGCAGTTATACCGCATGTATGCAAAAAAATTCAGAGATCTATATGAGCGGGTTCTACATAACCGACATTCCCATGATTCAGGAAAAAGCTGAGAGTCTTGGACTACAGTTTATTTATCACAAGGAGAAAAACAATTGGGCTGTAGTTAAGTTGATAATGGGGTAGATTCATTTATTCCTGGTCACAGAAGACTGAGAGTTCTGATTAGTTGAATTCATTTTTTCTTTCGGATATTCGGGATAAAAAATAAGGACTAAAGCAACAAATATAAGAATATACAAAATCATCTGTCCTGCTATTTTAATAATTTCTTTTACCATTATGTAATTGTAGCTTAATTTATATAGTTGGTTTTTCTAATTACTATATAAACGATGCAGAACATCACATTATTGTACTTTGGAAGAAATATTCTTTTTAAGAGTCATCGCTTTCAATTCATCCAATGTTCCATTGAAAATATTAAGATCTACATTTTCTTCCACACCAGGGATGGTACCCACATCTGTATGCTGCCAGAACTTCCATTTGCCTTTGTACTCTACAGAATCTACATAATAATGAGCAATCCAGTAAGGATAATGATTAAAAATAGGATCGTTTAAGTAACTAGTCTTAAACTTATAAGAAGTATAAATAATCGGCTTCACTCCATAATGAGCCTCTACCAAGTCCAACCATAATTTAACCGCTTTAACCAAACTCTCTTTACTTCGGATTCCTTTTTTTTCTACATCAAGAACCGGCGGAAGATCAGCACTGTCTAGCTGAACTGTATTTATAAAGAACTTAGCCTGTTTGGCAGCTGGTGCTCCCGGATTAAAATAATGATAAGCTCCACGAATAAATCCATATTGACGGGCTAAATCAAAATTCTTTTGAAAATTACCATCACTATGATCTCCTCCTTCAGTTGCTTTAATAAAAACAAACTGCAAAGGATATTCCGGAGACTGATACTGAACCAGTTCACTCCAATTAATATCTCCCTGGTAATGAGAGATATCTATTCCGTGAACTTCAAAACCTAAAGGCATGCAAACGCCATACTCTTTATCTCCATTACAAGATTTCCACCTGTATGAATAGGGACGGATAAAAAACCAATAAAATAGTACAGAGAAAAATATAATCACCAATGCAGACAGCACACGAACTAACCATCGAGGTAAACCCCTCGGTGATCCCTTTCTCTTACGGCCTTGTTTTTTGTGTACAGAATTCTTTTTCTTCACTGAAACCTTCTTGCTAGGTTTGCGCTGGCCATCGACTACTGATATGGGATTTTTACTCATTTAAAACTAAATACCTGAATTTATTAAAGAATTCACCACAAACTCGACAGACTTAGCAAATAATTAATATATGAATTTCAATTATAAATTTACACAATCTGAGAAATTTGTGGTGAATTACCAATATAGTCAAAAACTTATATTGACTAGTTTTTATTTACTTTGCTCTAATTGCAAGGTTTTGGTCGGTTGATCACAAACTTCAGTTGGACCAAAATACTGGATAGGACCAGGATATACATAATCAGTATTAATAGCCCACTCATCACGTTTTGATGCAAATGCCAAGAATGGTTTACCATCAAGTTTAACAAGAGCCTTTTGAATTACCGGCTTCATCTCGCCATGACGTTTTTCCATATTCATCATCATAGTAATAGGAACACCTCCGGCAATCCATTCATCAGCAGGAGCTGTAGTATTACGGATAGAAGACATATATCCTGTTTTACCATTAACAATTAAGGCAGAAGCTGCATAGCCTAATGAATAACAATAATCTGCGTCATAGTTAGAAGGTGCTGCACAACGTCCTTCATATCCGAAAAAGTGTACCTGTGAAGCAAATTTGCCAACAAATTTACCTTGTTCTTTCCATTCTGCAAGTTTATTGCCAACCATTTCAGCAAGTAACTTTTCCGTTTCGATTAATGAAACCTGAACATTTCCGTGTGGATCACGGTCTAATGTTAACTGACGAGCCACACCTTCTGGTAGACTTGCATAGATTTCAGCATTTACCTTTGATAATTTAGAGATAATATAATCGCGTTGGTGAGATTTCTTAATATGAGAGAACTCTTCAGCATTGCTTGCAAGAAAATCATTCAACTCAGAAATCAAAGCCTTCATTGCAGGAATAAATTCAATTAAACCTTCTGGGATTAAAACTGTACCAAAGTTATTACCCTGAGCTGCGCGTGCTGCAACTGCCTTAGCAATGTCAGTAACCACATCATCCAGAGACAGATTATTAGCCTCAACTTCCTCAGAAACAATACAAACGTTAGGTTGAACCTGTAAAGCGCATTCCAAAGCAATATGAGAAGCTGAACGTCCCATCAACTTAATGAAGTGCCAGTATTTACGGGCAGAATTACAATCTCTCTGAATATTTCCAATAACTTCTGAGTAAACCTTACAAGCAGTATCAAAACCGAAAGAAGTTTCAATCATTTCATTTTTCAAGTCACCATCAATTGTTTTCGGACAGCCAATTACTTGTACGCCATATTTCTTTGCAGCATAATATTCTGCCAAAACACAAGCATTTGTATTAGAGTCATCACCACCGATTATTACGATTGCTTTGATGCCTAATTCACGAATAATCTTTAATCCTTTTTCAAATTGATCAGCAGATTCAAGCTTAGTACGACCTGAACCAATCATATCAAAACCACCGGTATTGCGATAATCATCAATAATTTCGGCAGTAAGCTCCATATAATTATGATCCACCAATCCGCCAGGACCTAAAATAAATCCGTAAAGCTTACTTTCTGAATTTAGCTTTTTTACTCCGTCAAAAATACCAGATATCACATTGTGACCACCAGGAGCTTGCCCACCAGAAAGAATAACTCCTACGTTTATTGCAGGATATTCAACTGATTCATTTGACTCGACAAATTTAACAATAGGCATCCCATAGGTATTTGGGAAAAGTTCCTTAATTGCATGCTGGTCAGCAACTGATTGTGTAGGTTCTCCCTCACATGCTTTTACCATTCCGCGTAACGCT
This genomic interval carries:
- a CDS encoding DUF4421 domain-containing protein yields the protein MKRLLTFFCILTLPAIFLLAQNEKTSFLQKGKELREKAKENVNIIGHKINEIDTNYVEPNKYNFAFMLENSSWYEYYRLSSNENAPQRLTIAPNMSYKLGAYFGWKWIFLGWSIDLKDVFGNDKSSKKKTEFGLSLYSSMVGGDIYYRKSGNNFKLRSTSGIFKNGEIPEYNKNIDGFSVDIKGVNAYWVFNHKKFSYPAAYSQSSNQRRSAGSFIAGFSYSQHWIHFDRNQLPAPVLEKLSDALKFNEINYSDYSINFGYAYNWVFAKNCLANLSLSPAVAYKKSKVDSEERRYPTLQDINLDLITRAGIVYNDSKYFVGASLVMHTYDYRSKNFYLNNSFGTIRVYAGFNFSKKKQYRGK
- a CDS encoding glycoside hydrolase family 25 protein encodes the protein MSKNPISVVDGQRKPSKKVSVKKKNSVHKKQGRKRKGSPRGLPRWLVRVLSALVIIFFSVLFYWFFIRPYSYRWKSCNGDKEYGVCMPLGFEVHGIDISHYQGDINWSELVQYQSPEYPLQFVFIKATEGGDHSDGNFQKNFDLARQYGFIRGAYHYFNPGAPAAKQAKFFINTVQLDSADLPPVLDVEKKGIRSKESLVKAVKLWLDLVEAHYGVKPIIYTSYKFKTSYLNDPIFNHYPYWIAHYYVDSVEYKGKWKFWQHTDVGTIPGVEENVDLNIFNGTLDELKAMTLKKNISSKVQ
- a CDS encoding diphosphate--fructose-6-phosphate 1-phosphotransferase codes for the protein MTKSALQIARAAYQPKLPKALRGMVKACEGEPTQSVADQHAIKELFPNTYGMPIVKFVESNESVEYPAINVGVILSGGQAPGGHNVISGIFDGVKKLNSESKLYGFILGPGGLVDHNYMELTAEIIDDYRNTGGFDMIGSGRTKLESADQFEKGLKIIRELGIKAIVIIGGDDSNTNACVLAEYYAAKKYGVQVIGCPKTIDGDLKNEMIETSFGFDTACKVYSEVIGNIQRDCNSARKYWHFIKLMGRSASHIALECALQVQPNVCIVSEEVEANNLSLDDVVTDIAKAVAARAAQGNNFGTVLIPEGLIEFIPAMKALISELNDFLASNAEEFSHIKKSHQRDYIISKLSKVNAEIYASLPEGVARQLTLDRDPHGNVQVSLIETEKLLAEMVGNKLAEWKEQGKFVGKFASQVHFFGYEGRCAAPSNYDADYCYSLGYAASALIVNGKTGYMSSIRNTTAPADEWIAGGVPITMMMNMEKRHGEMKPVIQKALVKLDGKPFLAFASKRDEWAINTDYVYPGPIQYFGPTEVCDQPTKTLQLEQSK
- a CDS encoding nucleoside deaminase, which translates into the protein MNKEQFMRKAIELSIENIANGGGPFGAVIVKDGEIIATGVNRVTDSCDPTAHAEVCAIRNATKKLGTFNLSNCEIYTSCEPCPMCLGAIYWARLDKMYYANTKTDAMKIGFDDSFIYDELELKPSERKLQSETLLHEEALKAFEVWTKNTEKVEY
- the prmA gene encoding 50S ribosomal protein L11 methyltransferase, whose protein sequence is MRYIEVTFKTTPCTTTVNDVLSAFLGEIGFESFVEESNGIKGYIQQPIYDEETLKEAIAGIPLENVTISYSAQLMEDKDWNEEWEKNFFQPIVIGNRCAIHSTFHKDVPKAEYDILINPQMAFGTGHHETTSLILEELLDAELQNKSLLDMGCGTSILAILAAMRGAKPVTAIDIDTWCVDNSKENILLNKVENITVELGDASSLQEREPFDVIIANINRNILLQDMSSYTACMQKNSEIYMSGFYITDIPMIQEKAESLGLQFIYHKEKNNWAVVKLIMG
- a CDS encoding TonB-dependent receptor; this translates as MKTKNLMKVVACALLLSTEVGAQTIYDAAKFSGSDLNGTARFVGMGGAMGALGGDISTIGSNPAGIGVYRSNDLMTSFGFNYTTSKSNFNGSIMNSDKFRGSFDNVGFVYSSKIGNETALKYVNFGFNYHKAKSFNRDFAMQGDLNGASQTDQIAFMTNGASIDRLEDNDVFKNEAIGWLSPLAWKGALIYKNGTDLYKGFPGSSPYGEYTSSERGGIDVYDFNVSFNIQDRVYLGFTLGAYDLNYTKNTYYSESHFSDKTDYFYSLQSFMKTTGTGVDFKAGVILRPFEDSPLRIGAAIHTPTYYNLTLYNSAILSSDADRDKVNNVPKPVALKSIDTYDYLDGDMVTDYQIRTPWKYNLSLGYTIGSNVALGAEYEYKDYSTSRLSYHDGTKMSDENSMMKDMLKGVSTLRLGAEVKLVPEFAIRAGYNHSNAAFDSGAYKSLPNNSIHTDTDFANEKSINNYTLGLGYRSGSFYADIAYQYSAYKEDFYAFDNLDLNKTIVNNDKQQVLLTLGFRF